The stretch of DNA AAGAACAAGCTCGGCTCGAACGGCAAGAAGCTCGACGCCAAGTAGTCGCGCGGACCGCTGCGGCCGGGCCGGACGGGCCCGGCCGCAGTCGGCTCATGCGGGCACGGGATTTTCGACGGGACGCGTGCCCAGGTCCGCGGTGCGCACGCGGTGCGTCTCGCGCCCGGTGGCCACCGCGATGATGTTGAGCAGGCACAGGCCCGCGGTGAACGCGGAAACCGCGATCCAGCCGTCGTGGCCGGGACCGATCGCCTCGGCGATGGTCGGTGAGAACCCGGCGATGGCGAAGCCGATCTGGGTGCCGATGGCCATCCCGGACAGCCGCACCTTCGGCGGGAACATCTCGGCGTAGAAGGCGGGCCACACCCCGTTCGGGGCGCTGTAGGCGACGCCGAACAGCAGGATGCCGCTGGCGAAGATCAGCGTGTAGTCGCCGGTGGAGATCGACCCGAGGTAGCCGAACATCAGCACCGCGCAGGCCGCCGTCCCGCCGATGAACACCGGTTTGCGCCCGACCCGGTCGGACAACAGCGCGCACAGCGGGATCGCCGCCAGAGCCACGACGTTCGCGAGCACGCCCACCCACAGCATGGGTGTGCGTTGCAGGCCGACGGTGTTCACCGCGTAGCTCAGCGCGTGCACGGTGAACATGGTGCTCACCGTGGCGACCGCGGAGGCCACCACGACTCGCAGCACGTCGCCCCAGTGTTCGCGCAGCAGCACGACGAGCGGGAGCTTCGAGTGATCGGTCTCCCGCTCGAACACCGGCGTCTCGTCCAGCGAGCGGCGGATCAGCAGCCCGGCGACGACCACGATCGCGCTGAGCCAGAACGGCACGCGCCAGCCCCAGCTCATCAACTGTTCCTGCGGCAGCGCGGCGACCGGCAGGAACGCCGCGGTACCCAGGATCTGCCCGGCTTGGGTGCCGCTGAGCGTGAAGCTCGTGTAGTAGCCGCGGCGGTGCTCCGGGGAGTGCTCGAGGGTCATCGAGTTCGCCCCCGCCTGTTCCCCCGCCGCGGAGAAGCCCTGCAGCAGCCGCAGCGTCACCAGCAGGATCGGCGCGGCCACCCCGATCTGGTCGTAGCTGGGCAGGCAGCCGATGCCGACCGTGGCCAAGCCCATCAGCAGCACCGTCATGACCAGCACGCGCTTTCGGCCGAACCGGTCGCCGACGTGCCCGAGCACGAGCGCGCCGACCGGGCGGGCGACGTAGCCGACGCCGAACGACGCCAGCGCCAGCAGCGTGCCGGTGGCCGGTGAGGCGTCCGGGAAGAAGATGTCGTTGAACACCAGGGCCGCGGCGGTGCCGTAGATGAAGAAGTCGTAGTACTCCAGCGCGCTGCCGATCCAGGCGGCGATCGCGGCGGTCCGTGGGGTGCCGGGGGCGGAATCCCCGGGCTTGCGAGGCTCGGTCACCGAGGCTCCTGACATCCGTGCTCCATTGCTAAGTGCCTGTTCCTCGTCTGGTTTTGCGTAGCTGGTTGCGTGGCGGAACCTCAGACGTCTGCTCGCTGCGGGATCTCCTCCTGAAGTAGCGCCCTACTAGGCGTCGGAGCTGTCCTCGCGAGCAGACGCCTGAGAACCCGCGGCGGTGCCGGTTGCTCAGGTGGTCGCCGGCAAGCGGCTTCGCCGCTTCAACAAGAACACTGAACGCGACCAGACAGGTTGCAGAACAGGCAGTCAGAACAATGCGAAGCAGTTATGTACCATCTAGTTAGTCCGCTACCTTGCGACCACATCTCCGCCCTGTCAAGGTTTCGCCGTGCTGCGGCCCGGCCGCCCGCTCACGCCGCGCCGAGGTAGCGGACCACGAGATCGCCGACCATCCGCCGGTACTGCTCGCGGCGCTGCGGCGCCAGCATGTCGCGGCCGAAGATCGCTCGGAACGTGTGCCGGTTCGCGGTGCGGAACACGCAGAACGAGCTGATCACCATGTGCACGTCCAGCGCGTCCGCGTCCGAGCGGAACCGGCCCTCGGCCCGGCCGCGCTCCAGGATGCCGGTGAGCACTTCCAGCGCGGGCGTGGCCAGCCCGGGCAGCTCGGCGGATTTCGCCAGGTGCGCGCCGTGGTCGATGTTCTCGATGGTGACCAGCCGGATGAACGCCGGATGCGACTCGTGGTGGTCGAAGGTCAGCTCGGCGAGGCTGCGGATCGCCTGCACCGGGTCCAGGTGCTCGACGTCGAGCTCGCGCTCGATGCTGCGGATCACCGCGTAGGCGCGTTCCAGCACGGCGACGTAGAGCTGCTCCTTGCCGCCGAAGTAGTAGTAGATCATCCGCTTGGTGGTGCGGGTGCGCGCCGCGATCTCGTCGACCCGGGCGCCCGCGTAGCCCTTGTCCGCGAACTCCTCGGTGGCGAGGTCCAAGATCTCCTCGCGGGTGCGCGCGGCGTCCCGCTGCCGGGGCGGCGAATTCTCCGCGGCAGCCGGGCCATCGGCGGGTGCGGACGATGCCAACGAGGACTCCCTGGTCGCCGGGTCGGGGAGTCCACCCTAATCCGCCGGGCTTTCCCGGCGGGCTGCTGGCGCCCTAGTATGTACTAGCTAGTTCGTTCATAACTTTCCCGACCGGGAGGTGGAACCCATCGACGGCCACGACGGCGACGAGGGCGTGCTGACCGGGCTGATCGGCGCCGGCATCGGCCCATCGCTGAGCCCCGCGATGCACCAGCGGGAGGCCGCCGAACTCGGGCTCGGCTGCCTGTACCGCAGGATCGACCTGGACCTGCTCGGACTGCCCCCGCAGGCCGCGGGCGAGTTGCTGCGCGCCGCGCGGCTGACGGGTTTCACCGGCCTCAACATCACCCACCCCTGCAAGCAGGTGGTGATCGAGCACTTGGACGAGCTGTCCGCGGACGCCGCTGCGCTCGGCGCGGTGAACACCGTCGTGTTCAGCGCGGGCAGGGCCGTCGGGCACAACACCGACTGGTCCGGGTTCGCCCGCAGCCTCAGCCGCGGGCTGCCGGACGTCGCGCTGGACCGGGTCGTGCTGCTGGGTGCCGGAGGCGCCGGGGCCGCCGTCGCGCACGGGCTGCTCACGGTCGGAACCGGAACGGTGCACGTGCTCGACCTCGAGCGGCACCGGGCCGACGAACTCGCCGCCGCGCTGCGCGAACGGTTCGGCGCGGACCGCGCGGAGTCCGGCGGTGCGCCGGTGCGGGCGCTGCGCGCTGCGGACGGTTTCGTGCACGCCACCCCGGTCGGGATGGCCGCGCATCCCGGCCTGCCGGTGCCGGAAGAAGCGCTGCGCCCGGACCTGTGGGTGGCCGACGTCGTCTACCGGCCGCTGCGCACCGAGCTCGTGCGCACCGCGCGGGCGCGGGGATGCCGGGTGCTGGACGGCGGCGGCATGGCGGTGTTCCAAGCCGCCGACGCGTTCCGGCTGTTCACCGGGCACGAACCGGACGCGGACCGCATGTTGGACCACTTCGAGGCCCTGGTGGCCGGTACTGGAGGTTCCGATGTCCACGCCGCCCGCTGACCGCGACCGCTCGATCGCCACGGTCTGCCTGTCCGGCCCGCTGGAGGACAAGCTCACCGCTGCGGCGGCCGCGGGCTTCGACGGCGTGGAGATCTTCGAGAACGACCTGATCGCCGCGGCCTGCTCGCCCGCGCAGGTCCGCGCGCAGTGCGCCGACCTCGGCCTGTCGATCGACCTGTACCAGCCGTTCCGGGATTTCGAGTCGGTGCCGCGCGACGTGCTGCGGGCCAACCTGCGCCGCGCCGAGCGCAAGTTCGACCTGATGGCCCAGCTGGGTGCGGACACCGTGCTGGTCTGCTCATCGACCTCGCCGGGTGCGGTGGACGACGACGACCTCGCCGCCGAGCAGCTGCGCGAGCTGGCCGAGCTCGCCGCCGGTCGCGGCATCCGGGTCTGCTACGAGGCGCTGGCCTGGGGCCGGTTCGTGAACACCTACGAGCACGCCTGGCGGATCGTGCGCCGGGCCGATCACCCGTCGCTGGGGGTCTGCCTGGACAGCTTCCACATCCTGTCCCGCGGCAGCGACCTCACCCCGATCCGCACCATCCCGGCGGAGAAGCTGTTCTTCCTGCAACTGGCCGACGCGCCGAGGCTGAACATGGACCTGCTGCAGTGGAGCAGGCACCACCGGCTGTTCCCCGGGCAGGGCGAGTTCGACCTGGCCGGATTCGTGCGCACGATGCTGGCGGCCGGCTACGCGGGGCCGTTGTCGCTGGAGGTCTTCAACGACGTGTTCCGGCAGTCCGATCCGGGGCCCGCGGCGGTGGACGCGATGCGGTCGTTGCGGGCGTTGGAGGAGTCGGTCGACGGGCCGCTGTCCGGTTCCGCGCCCCGGCCAGATCCGGCGCTGCCTGCGCCGCCCGCGCTGTCCGGGACCGCATTCGTGGAGCTCGGCGCGGACGACGCCGGTGCCCAGCGGCTCAGCGGCACCTTGTCCGCACTCGGTTTCCGGCACACCGGCACGCACCGCTCCAAGCCGGTGCGGCTGTGGACCCAGGGCGACGCCCGGGTGCTGGTCAACACGGGACCGGAGCACGACGGCGGGCAACTCGCCGCGCTCGGAGTGCACAGCGACGCGCCGACCGATTCGGTGCGCCGGTCGGAAGGACTGCTGGCGCCGGTGCTGCCGCGCACGGCCAGGCCGGACGAGGCCGACCTGTCCTCGGTCGCGGCACCCGACGGCACCGCGCTGTTCTTCTGCCGCACCGGCGCGTCCGAGGAAGCCGGGTGGCTCGGCGACTTCGAGCCGACCGGCACGCCGGTGACCAGCGCAGGGATCACCGGGATCGACCACGTGACGATGACCCAGCCGTTCGACCACTACGACGAGGCGATCCTGTTCTACCGGTCGGTGCTCGGCCTGCACCCGATGCCGCCGGTGGAGTTCGCGGCGCCGTTCGGGCTGGTGCGCAGCCGGATGGTGGTGGACCGCGAAGAGTCGGTGCGGATCGCGCTGGACTCCGCGGTGCTGCGCCGCGGGCCGTGGGCGCCCGCTGTGCGACACCCGCAATACGTGGCGCTGCGCAGCGAAGACGTTTTCGCGACGGCGCGCGCGGTGCGGGACGCGGGTGCCTCGGTGGTGCAGATCCCGGACAACTACTACGACGACCTGGACGCCCGGCTGGAGCCGCGGGCGGAGCTGCTGGCCGAGCTGCGCGCGAACTCGGTGCTCTACGACCGCGACGCCGCGGGCGAATACCTGCACTTCTCGGTGGCCGTGCCGGGTGCGCGGGTGTTCTTCGAGGTGGTGCAGCGCATCGGCGGCTACCGGGGGCGTGGGGAGAGCAACGCGCCG from Saccharopolyspora sp. SCSIO 74807 encodes:
- a CDS encoding MFS transporter, with product MTEPRKPGDSAPGTPRTAAIAAWIGSALEYYDFFIYGTAAALVFNDIFFPDASPATGTLLALASFGVGYVARPVGALVLGHVGDRFGRKRVLVMTVLLMGLATVGIGCLPSYDQIGVAAPILLVTLRLLQGFSAAGEQAGANSMTLEHSPEHRRGYYTSFTLSGTQAGQILGTAAFLPVAALPQEQLMSWGWRVPFWLSAIVVVAGLLIRRSLDETPVFERETDHSKLPLVVLLREHWGDVLRVVVASAVATVSTMFTVHALSYAVNTVGLQRTPMLWVGVLANVVALAAIPLCALLSDRVGRKPVFIGGTAACAVLMFGYLGSISTGDYTLIFASGILLFGVAYSAPNGVWPAFYAEMFPPKVRLSGMAIGTQIGFAIAGFSPTIAEAIGPGHDGWIAVSAFTAGLCLLNIIAVATGRETHRVRTADLGTRPVENPVPA
- a CDS encoding TetR/AcrR family transcriptional regulator codes for the protein MASSAPADGPAAAENSPPRQRDAARTREEILDLATEEFADKGYAGARVDEIAARTRTTKRMIYYYFGGKEQLYVAVLERAYAVIRSIERELDVEHLDPVQAIRSLAELTFDHHESHPAFIRLVTIENIDHGAHLAKSAELPGLATPALEVLTGILERGRAEGRFRSDADALDVHMVISSFCVFRTANRHTFRAIFGRDMLAPQRREQYRRMVGDLVVRYLGAA
- a CDS encoding shikimate dehydrogenase: MEPIDGHDGDEGVLTGLIGAGIGPSLSPAMHQREAAELGLGCLYRRIDLDLLGLPPQAAGELLRAARLTGFTGLNITHPCKQVVIEHLDELSADAAALGAVNTVVFSAGRAVGHNTDWSGFARSLSRGLPDVALDRVVLLGAGGAGAAVAHGLLTVGTGTVHVLDLERHRADELAAALRERFGADRAESGGAPVRALRAADGFVHATPVGMAAHPGLPVPEEALRPDLWVADVVYRPLRTELVRTARARGCRVLDGGGMAVFQAADAFRLFTGHEPDADRMLDHFEALVAGTGGSDVHAAR
- a CDS encoding bifunctional sugar phosphate isomerase/epimerase/4-hydroxyphenylpyruvate dioxygenase family protein, which encodes MSTPPADRDRSIATVCLSGPLEDKLTAAAAAGFDGVEIFENDLIAAACSPAQVRAQCADLGLSIDLYQPFRDFESVPRDVLRANLRRAERKFDLMAQLGADTVLVCSSTSPGAVDDDDLAAEQLRELAELAAGRGIRVCYEALAWGRFVNTYEHAWRIVRRADHPSLGVCLDSFHILSRGSDLTPIRTIPAEKLFFLQLADAPRLNMDLLQWSRHHRLFPGQGEFDLAGFVRTMLAAGYAGPLSLEVFNDVFRQSDPGPAAVDAMRSLRALEESVDGPLSGSAPRPDPALPAPPALSGTAFVELGADDAGAQRLSGTLSALGFRHTGTHRSKPVRLWTQGDARVLVNTGPEHDGGQLAALGVHSDAPTDSVRRSEGLLAPVLPRTARPDEADLSSVAAPDGTALFFCRTGASEEAGWLGDFEPTGTPVTSAGITGIDHVTMTQPFDHYDEAILFYRSVLGLHPMPPVEFAAPFGLVRSRMVVDREESVRIALDSAVLRRGPWAPAVRHPQYVALRSEDVFATARAVRDAGASVVQIPDNYYDDLDARLEPRAELLAELRANSVLYDRDAAGEYLHFSVAVPGARVFFEVVQRIGGYRGRGESNAPVRMAAHRRERLERGSA